One part of the Falco peregrinus isolate bFalPer1 chromosome 14, bFalPer1.pri, whole genome shotgun sequence genome encodes these proteins:
- the PRSS54 gene encoding inactive serine protease 54, which translates to MKRQWEDQPQHSISSVIPHEDSDKGTLYNNIALLRTAAPLEFSSIVQPICFPHRSFSTLDLVICWILGWIHPTAGNPWLLRQRAPSSRVESRLPAPSSTGMLTKRQAVRPQLPTVTAIGILLRHNPPLFVSQKGDAGNPIMCQIGGAEKWVLKGILSEGGMRCYGSFLYTPVSYYSNWILATAARTGPPAFPVLVRVRTDLQAPPKDWEEASRPAVGMFQEAGFNPKKGK; encoded by the exons ATGAAGAGGCAATGGGAGGACCAGCCCCAGCATTCGATCAGCTCTGTCATCCCCCATGAGGACTCTGACAAGGGGACACTGTACAACAACATCGCTCTGCTCAGGACAGCCGCCCCGCTGGAGTTCAGCAGCATCGTTCAGCCCATCTGCTTCCCTCACAGGAGCTTCTCCACCCTGGACCTTGTGATCTGCTGGATCTTGGGCTGGATCCATCCCACCGCAGGTAACCCCTGGCTGCTGCGGCAAAGAGCTCCCTCCAGCAGGGTGGAGAGCCGccttcctgctccctcct ccacagggatGCTGACAAAGCGGCAGGCTGTTCG TCCACAGCTACCGACAGTGACAGCAATAGGGATACTGCTGAGACACAACCCTCCCCTTTTTGTCTCTCAAAAGGGTGATGCTGGCAACCCCATCATGTGCCAGATTGGAGGGGCTGAGAAATGGGTCCTGAAAGGCATTCTCAGTGAGGGTGGCATGAGATGCTATGGATCATTCCTGTATACCCCAGTGTCCTACTACAGCAACTGGATCTTGGCCACCGCTGCGAGGACAGGACCTCCTGCATTCCCTGTGCTAGTCAGGGTGCGAACTGATCTGCAGGCTCCACCTAAAGACTGGGAAGAGGCTTCCAGACCAGCAGTGGGGATGTTTCAGGAAGCTGGTTTCAATCCCAAGAAGGGAAAATGA